One Mycolicibacterium fluoranthenivorans DNA window includes the following coding sequences:
- a CDS encoding SGNH/GDSL hydrolase family protein has protein sequence MGTPRRSTIALAAAAVASTGSAYVGARTLLTGQAAKTRQVIPKSWDVPPRADGVYHPGGGPVERFQRGVTFDLHLMVFGDSTATGYGSQSAEEVPGVRIARGLAELSGKRVRLSTKAIVGATSKGLSGQIDAMYVAGPPPDAAVIMIGANDITAVNGIGPSARRLESAVRRLRNSGAVVVVGTCPDFGVISAIPQPLRWYTRSRGLSLARAQAAAVRAAGGVPVPFSDLLAPHFQQAPDRLFSPDGYHPSGEGYALAAEQLLPALCDALGEHDPESPLQSANSVFGRVSSLTRLWRRTTGVPAPIVAPVTG, from the coding sequence GTGGGCACACCGCGTCGGTCAACCATCGCTCTGGCGGCCGCGGCCGTCGCGTCAACGGGTTCGGCCTATGTCGGGGCTCGCACCCTTCTGACCGGACAAGCCGCCAAGACGCGCCAGGTCATCCCCAAATCCTGGGACGTGCCACCCCGCGCCGACGGCGTCTACCACCCCGGCGGCGGACCGGTCGAACGTTTCCAGCGCGGTGTCACCTTCGATCTGCACCTGATGGTCTTCGGCGATTCGACCGCCACCGGCTACGGCTCGCAGTCGGCCGAAGAGGTACCGGGCGTGCGGATCGCCCGGGGGCTGGCAGAGCTGTCCGGCAAGCGGGTCCGGTTGAGCACGAAGGCGATCGTCGGCGCGACATCCAAAGGGCTGTCCGGTCAGATCGACGCCATGTACGTGGCGGGTCCGCCGCCGGACGCGGCGGTCATCATGATCGGCGCCAACGACATCACCGCCGTCAACGGCATCGGTCCGTCGGCACGCCGGCTGGAGTCGGCGGTGCGTCGACTGCGGAACAGCGGCGCCGTCGTCGTCGTGGGCACCTGCCCGGATTTCGGTGTCATCTCCGCGATCCCGCAACCACTGCGCTGGTACACCCGCAGCCGCGGGCTGAGCCTGGCGCGCGCCCAGGCCGCGGCCGTGCGCGCGGCCGGCGGGGTGCCGGTGCCGTTCTCGGATCTGCTGGCACCGCATTTCCAGCAGGCACCCGACAGGCTGTTCTCGCCGGACGGCTACCACCCGTCCGGCGAGGGGTACGCCCTGGCAGCCGAGCAGTTGCTGCCGGCGCTCTGCGACGCACTGGGTGAACACGATCCCGAGTCGCCGTTGCAGTCGGCGAACTCGGTGTTCGGCCGGGTCAGCAGCCTGACCCGGCTGTGGCGGCGCACCACGGGCGTACCCGCACCGATCGTCGCTCCTGTCACGGGTTAG
- a CDS encoding alpha/beta hydrolase fold domain-containing protein, with translation MTAPSEISGSSRAAISAARAHRVRRFPVSDWAPVEVVEDGPSIAGRLASLAARMTIKPILAIGCHAPTLPWPFGIVDFAARVLRPSAGTVRATIALPNCTAQLVRADGVLPADGNRSVVLYLHGGAFLSCGVNTHGRLVESLSKFADSPMFVVNYRKLPKHSIGEALDDCYDAYRWLRLTGYAPEHIVLAGDSAGGYLSLALAQRLLAEGEEPAAMVTLSPLFEIDNAGREQHPNLDGDAMFPPHAFGALAELIGRAADKTGEEVYEPLDYIEPGLPRTLIHVSGSEVLLNDARKAARMLAAEGVPVEVRVWPGQMHVFQLCSPLVNEATRSLRQIGEYIREATW, from the coding sequence ATGACGGCACCAAGTGAGATCTCAGGCTCCTCTCGTGCTGCTATCAGTGCAGCTAGAGCCCATCGAGTACGTCGATTCCCGGTCAGTGACTGGGCCCCGGTCGAGGTCGTCGAAGACGGTCCGAGTATCGCCGGCCGACTGGCTTCCCTGGCCGCTCGGATGACCATCAAGCCGATTCTGGCAATCGGTTGCCACGCTCCTACGCTGCCCTGGCCGTTCGGGATCGTGGACTTCGCCGCGCGAGTCCTGCGGCCGTCGGCCGGCACCGTGCGTGCCACCATCGCGTTGCCGAACTGCACGGCGCAACTGGTCCGCGCCGACGGGGTGCTGCCGGCGGACGGTAACCGCAGCGTCGTGCTGTACCTGCACGGCGGGGCCTTCCTGTCGTGCGGTGTGAACACGCACGGCCGGCTGGTGGAGAGCCTGTCGAAGTTCGCCGACAGCCCGATGTTCGTCGTGAACTACCGGAAGCTGCCCAAACATTCGATCGGCGAGGCGCTCGACGACTGCTACGACGCCTACCGCTGGCTGCGGCTGACCGGTTATGCGCCCGAGCACATCGTGCTGGCCGGGGACTCGGCCGGTGGCTACCTCTCGCTGGCGCTTGCTCAGCGGCTGTTGGCCGAAGGTGAGGAACCCGCCGCCATGGTGACGCTCTCGCCGCTGTTCGAGATCGACAACGCCGGCCGCGAACAGCATCCGAATCTCGACGGTGACGCGATGTTCCCGCCGCACGCGTTCGGTGCACTCGCCGAACTGATCGGCAGGGCCGCGGACAAGACCGGGGAAGAGGTGTACGAACCCCTGGACTACATCGAGCCGGGACTGCCCCGCACGCTCATTCACGTGTCGGGTTCGGAGGTTCTGCTCAACGATGCGCGAAAGGCCGCCCGAATGCTGGCCGCCGAGGGCGTACCGGTCGAGGTAAGGGTCTGGCCAGGCCAGATGCACGTCTTCCAGTTGTGTTCGCCGTTGGTGAACGAGGCGACGCGCTCGTTGCGCCAGATCGGTGAGTACATTCGCGAAGCCACCTGGTGA
- a CDS encoding acetyl-CoA C-acetyltransferase, which translates to MPEAVIVATARSPIGRAVKGSLATMRPDDLAAQMVRAVLDKVPSLDPRDIDDLMMGCAQPAGEAGYNIARAVAVELGYDFLPGTTVNRYCSSSLQTTRMAFHAIKAGEGDVFISAGVETVSRFGVGAADGAPNSKNAMFDEAQARTVKQAEGATEWHDPREDGLIPDVYIAMGQTAENVANYTGISREDQDHWGVRSQNRAEEAIKNGFFEREIVPVTLPDGTVVSTDDGPRAGTSYDKISQLKPVFRPNGTITAGNACPLNDGAAAVVIMSDTKARELGLTPLARIVSTGVSGLSPEIMGLGPIEAITRALAKAGKTISDIDLVEINEAFAVQVIGSARELGIDEDKLNVSGGAIALGHPFGMTGARITATLLNNLATYDKTFGIESMCVGGGQGMAMVVERLS; encoded by the coding sequence ATGCCCGAAGCCGTCATCGTTGCCACTGCCCGTTCACCGATCGGCCGCGCCGTAAAGGGATCGCTGGCCACCATGCGTCCCGACGACCTGGCCGCCCAGATGGTGCGCGCGGTACTCGACAAGGTGCCCTCGCTGGACCCCAGGGACATCGACGACCTGATGATGGGCTGCGCGCAGCCCGCCGGCGAGGCCGGCTACAACATCGCGCGTGCGGTGGCCGTCGAACTCGGCTACGACTTCCTGCCGGGCACCACCGTGAACCGGTACTGCTCGTCCTCGCTGCAGACCACCCGGATGGCCTTCCACGCCATCAAGGCCGGCGAGGGTGACGTGTTCATCTCCGCCGGTGTCGAGACCGTGTCCCGCTTCGGTGTCGGCGCCGCCGACGGTGCGCCCAACAGCAAGAACGCCATGTTCGACGAGGCGCAGGCGCGCACGGTCAAGCAGGCCGAAGGCGCCACCGAGTGGCACGACCCCCGCGAAGACGGCCTCATCCCCGACGTCTACATCGCCATGGGCCAGACCGCCGAGAACGTCGCGAACTACACCGGCATCAGCCGCGAGGACCAGGACCACTGGGGCGTGCGGTCGCAGAATCGCGCGGAGGAGGCCATCAAGAACGGCTTCTTCGAGCGCGAGATCGTTCCGGTGACGCTGCCCGACGGCACCGTCGTGTCCACCGATGACGGTCCGCGCGCCGGCACCTCCTACGACAAGATCAGCCAGCTCAAGCCGGTGTTCCGGCCCAACGGCACGATCACCGCGGGCAACGCCTGTCCCCTCAACGACGGCGCCGCCGCGGTCGTCATCATGAGCGACACCAAGGCCAGGGAGCTGGGGCTGACCCCGCTGGCGCGGATCGTCTCCACCGGGGTGTCCGGGCTGTCGCCGGAGATCATGGGCCTGGGCCCGATCGAGGCCATCACCCGGGCATTGGCCAAGGCCGGCAAGACGATCTCCGATATCGACCTGGTCGAGATCAACGAGGCCTTCGCGGTGCAGGTGATCGGGTCCGCCCGCGAGCTCGGCATCGATGAGGACAAGCTGAACGTGTCCGGTGGCGCCATCGCCTTGGGTCACCCGTTCGGTATGACCGGCGCCCGCATCACCGCGACGTTGCTGAACAACCTGGCGACCTACGACAAGACCTTCGGTATCGAGTCGATGTGCGTCGGCGGCGGCCAGGGTATGGCGATGGTCGTGGAGCGACTGTCCTGA
- a CDS encoding YoaK family protein: MTSTTSTTSTTSPVAAVKNPALGPFHDGREMALAALLAVLAGATGAAAWLYTSGWYVTFMTGNSERMVLEHLKGNHALGISAATAVAAFLFGVGTATLARLYLWRKARHGATIMATSASFVAWLCDVLLPDDGPQIGAIPVLCLAFGLGALNTSISRRGEVVMPLSYVTGTLVKIGQGASLHLAGVTRWAWVPHLSTYIGFLTGAAAGGIAFSVIGTQDSLLALWIIGALITLGAWRLDHPRFLVHDER, from the coding sequence ATGACATCGACGACATCGACGACATCGACGACATCGCCCGTCGCGGCTGTCAAGAATCCAGCTCTCGGACCATTTCACGACGGGCGAGAGATGGCGCTGGCGGCGCTGCTGGCCGTCCTGGCAGGGGCCACGGGCGCCGCGGCGTGGCTCTACACCTCGGGCTGGTATGTCACGTTCATGACCGGCAACTCCGAGCGGATGGTGCTCGAGCACCTGAAAGGCAATCACGCGTTGGGAATTTCGGCGGCCACTGCGGTCGCCGCCTTCCTGTTCGGCGTCGGTACAGCCACACTCGCCCGGCTGTACCTGTGGCGCAAGGCCAGGCACGGCGCCACGATCATGGCGACATCGGCGTCGTTCGTCGCGTGGCTCTGTGACGTGCTGCTCCCGGATGACGGGCCGCAGATAGGCGCGATCCCGGTGCTGTGCCTGGCCTTCGGTCTGGGTGCTCTCAATACGTCGATAAGCCGGCGGGGCGAGGTGGTCATGCCGTTGTCATACGTGACGGGCACGCTGGTGAAGATCGGACAGGGCGCCTCGTTGCACCTGGCCGGGGTCACCCGGTGGGCCTGGGTGCCCCATCTGAGCACTTACATCGGTTTTCTGACCGGTGCTGCGGCCGGCGGTATCGCGTTCTCCGTCATAGGAACCCAGGATTCTCTGCTGGCACTGTGGATCATTGGCGCACTGATCACGTTGGGGGCGTGGCGTTTGGACCATCCGCGATTCCTGGTGCACGACGAGCGATGA
- the purT gene encoding formate-dependent phosphoribosylglycinamide formyltransferase — MTTLGTPLSAHATRVMLLGSGELGREVLIALQRLGVETIAVDRYDNAPGHQIAHHARTISMTDPDQLRALIEAEKPDLVVPEIEAIATPTLEALEADGVVRVIPTARAARLTMDREGIRRLAAETLGLPTSPYRFCDSQDELQAAIDESIGYPCVVKPVMSSSGKGQSKIDGPDDVAAAWAYAMSGSRVSNTRIIVEGFVDFDYEITLLTVRAVDGTQFCEPIGHKQVSGDYVESWQPHPMSATALERAQHIARTVTQDLGGQGIFGVELFVKGDQVWFSEVSPRPHDTGMVTMVTQWQNEFELHARAILGLPVDTSLKTPGASAVIYGGVDAEGIVFDGVDDALQVPRTDIRLFGKPESFVKRRMGVALAYDADVDTARANAVQAASRVIPRAV; from the coding sequence ATGACCACTCTCGGAACACCGCTGTCGGCGCACGCCACCCGGGTGATGCTGCTGGGTTCGGGTGAACTGGGCCGCGAAGTCCTGATCGCCTTGCAGCGCCTCGGCGTCGAGACCATCGCCGTCGATCGCTACGACAACGCGCCCGGCCATCAGATCGCGCATCACGCGCGCACCATCTCGATGACCGATCCCGATCAACTCCGGGCGCTCATCGAAGCCGAGAAGCCCGACCTCGTGGTGCCCGAGATCGAGGCGATCGCCACCCCGACGCTGGAGGCTCTGGAGGCCGACGGCGTGGTGCGGGTGATCCCGACGGCGCGGGCAGCGCGGCTGACCATGGACCGCGAGGGTATTCGCCGGCTGGCTGCCGAAACCCTCGGTCTGCCGACCAGTCCGTACCGATTCTGCGATTCGCAGGACGAACTACAAGCCGCGATCGACGAGAGCATCGGCTATCCGTGCGTCGTCAAGCCGGTGATGAGCAGTTCGGGCAAAGGCCAGAGCAAGATCGACGGCCCGGATGACGTGGCCGCGGCGTGGGCCTACGCCATGTCCGGCAGCCGGGTGAGCAACACCCGCATCATCGTCGAGGGATTCGTCGATTTCGACTACGAGATCACGCTGCTGACGGTGCGGGCCGTCGATGGCACCCAGTTCTGCGAACCGATCGGACACAAACAGGTCAGCGGCGACTATGTCGAGAGCTGGCAGCCTCACCCGATGTCCGCCACCGCCCTCGAGCGTGCGCAGCACATCGCGCGCACGGTGACACAGGATCTGGGCGGGCAGGGCATCTTCGGTGTCGAGCTGTTCGTCAAGGGTGATCAGGTCTGGTTCAGCGAGGTCAGCCCGCGGCCGCACGACACCGGCATGGTGACCATGGTGACGCAGTGGCAGAACGAGTTCGAGCTGCACGCCCGGGCCATCCTGGGCCTGCCGGTCGACACCTCACTCAAGACCCCGGGGGCGAGCGCGGTGATCTACGGCGGCGTGGATGCCGAGGGCATCGTCTTCGACGGGGTGGACGACGCACTGCAGGTGCCGCGCACCGACATTCGGCTGTTCGGTAAGCCGGAGAGCTTCGTGAAGCGCCGGATGGGTGTGGCGCTGGCCTACGACGCCGACGTGGACACCGCCCGCGCCAACGCCGTCCAGGCAGCGAGCCGGGTCATCCCACGCGCGGTGTAG
- a CDS encoding RDD family protein, giving the protein MTTPPPPPPGNYPPPPPPPGGGYPPPPQGGFPPPPPPGGGSGPGFGAGFGGPAPGGGLPQDAYTPWLTRVLAYILDYIPVYIIVGIGWGLLLGTQDTVCITQTSEYDLGDFCATGASTLGQVSIAVCSILAFAFIVWNLGYRQGTTGSSIGKGIMKFKVINENTGQPLGFGMSIVRELIYLVFSGVCGIIWIVAVLFPLWDQKRQTLVDKIVKSVCLPL; this is encoded by the coding sequence ATGACCACACCTCCGCCACCGCCGCCTGGAAATTACCCGCCACCCCCACCGCCTCCCGGTGGTGGCTATCCGCCTCCGCCGCAGGGTGGCTTCCCGCCGCCTCCGCCGCCGGGCGGGGGATCGGGTCCGGGTTTCGGTGCGGGATTCGGGGGACCGGCTCCCGGCGGTGGGTTGCCGCAGGACGCGTACACGCCGTGGTTGACCCGTGTGCTGGCCTACATTCTCGATTACATCCCGGTCTACATCATTGTCGGGATCGGCTGGGGACTGCTGCTGGGCACCCAAGACACGGTCTGTATCACCCAGACCTCGGAGTACGACCTCGGTGACTTCTGCGCAACCGGTGCCTCGACGCTCGGGCAGGTCTCGATCGCGGTGTGCTCGATCCTTGCCTTCGCCTTCATCGTCTGGAATCTCGGCTACCGGCAGGGTACGACGGGGTCCAGCATCGGCAAGGGCATCATGAAGTTCAAGGTGATCAACGAAAACACCGGGCAGCCTTTGGGTTTCGGTATGTCCATCGTGCGCGAGTTGATCTACCTGGTGTTTTCCGGTGTGTGCGGCATCATTTGGATTGTCGCCGTGCTGTTCCCGCTGTGGGACCAGAAGCGGCAGACGCTCGTGGACAAGATCGTGAAGTCCGTCTGCCTGCCGCTCTGA
- a CDS encoding ABC transporter ATP-binding protein — translation MASTTTAISRAPEEQRSRLSILWAFARPQAPKLAFALVLGLGVAAAELATPLVTRWVLDSIGAAGSLFGGPIILLAGLIVAGTALSWCQWVILGTLAENVVYDARRTMVHRFLLARLIPLQARPTGELVTRVTSDSVLLREAASSSVVGLVNGTITLVGTLVMMVVLNPLLGAVTIGAIVVIALVFAILMPAIGQAQERAQESLGILGGALESTLRAIKTVKVAAAERSQADALVAHASESRLQGLRAVRREALVWSIAFSGIQTATLLIVCGGAYLVTTGQMTMSTLVAFLLYTVGLLGPTMELSNDLTTLQAGVAAAGRMREVQALAVESDSAESTPTAQDDVAAPVLAFDGVTAGYHLGAPAVLRDVSLEIPRRGHTAIVGPSGAGKTTLFSLILKFMEPESGRMSMSGTAYSELSTAAVRARLGYVEQDTPLLPGSLYDNLVFANPAASEGDIAEVLQRVRLTDFVDGLEHGLDTDVAGTTISGGQRQRIALARAVLAHPEVLLLDEATAQIDGLSESAVHQVIREQARTGAVLTIAHRLSTVIDADTIVVMDQGRVVDLGRHQDLLARCVLYRRLVDSLRLDPPRHPDEISAASGKAPQQ, via the coding sequence ATGGCATCCACGACCACAGCGATCTCGCGTGCTCCGGAAGAGCAGCGGTCCAGGCTCTCGATCCTGTGGGCATTCGCGCGCCCACAGGCTCCCAAGCTGGCCTTCGCACTTGTTCTGGGACTGGGTGTTGCCGCTGCCGAACTCGCCACGCCACTGGTCACGCGTTGGGTGCTGGACTCGATCGGGGCGGCCGGCAGCCTGTTCGGCGGCCCGATCATCCTGCTTGCCGGACTGATCGTGGCCGGCACCGCGCTGAGCTGGTGCCAGTGGGTGATCCTGGGAACGTTGGCCGAGAACGTCGTCTATGACGCGCGCCGGACGATGGTCCATCGGTTTCTCCTGGCGCGGTTGATTCCACTGCAGGCGCGACCGACCGGCGAACTTGTCACTCGCGTGACCAGTGACTCCGTGTTGCTCAGGGAGGCGGCGTCTTCGAGCGTGGTCGGTCTGGTCAACGGCACCATCACCCTGGTGGGGACCCTGGTGATGATGGTCGTGCTGAATCCGCTGCTCGGTGCGGTCACGATCGGTGCGATCGTCGTGATCGCCCTGGTGTTCGCGATACTGATGCCGGCGATAGGCCAGGCACAGGAGCGCGCACAGGAGTCGTTGGGCATCCTGGGTGGGGCGCTGGAGAGCACCCTGCGTGCGATCAAGACGGTCAAGGTGGCGGCCGCTGAGCGCAGTCAAGCCGATGCACTGGTGGCGCACGCCTCGGAGTCCAGGCTGCAGGGTCTGCGTGCGGTGCGGCGCGAGGCGCTGGTGTGGAGCATCGCCTTCTCGGGGATTCAGACGGCCACGTTGCTGATCGTGTGTGGTGGCGCCTACCTGGTGACCACCGGTCAGATGACGATGTCGACGCTGGTGGCCTTCCTGCTCTACACCGTCGGCTTACTCGGTCCGACAATGGAATTGAGCAACGACCTGACCACCTTGCAGGCGGGTGTGGCGGCCGCGGGCCGGATGCGCGAAGTGCAGGCCCTGGCTGTCGAATCCGACTCGGCCGAGTCGACGCCGACGGCACAGGATGATGTCGCCGCACCGGTACTCGCCTTCGACGGAGTGACGGCCGGCTATCACCTCGGGGCCCCTGCGGTGCTGCGGGACGTCAGCCTGGAGATCCCGCGGCGGGGGCATACCGCAATCGTCGGTCCGTCGGGTGCAGGCAAGACCACGCTGTTCTCCTTGATCCTCAAGTTCATGGAGCCCGAGAGCGGTCGGATGTCGATGTCGGGAACGGCATACTCCGAACTCTCCACAGCTGCGGTCCGAGCCCGCCTCGGCTACGTGGAGCAGGACACCCCCCTGCTGCCGGGAAGCCTGTACGACAACCTCGTGTTCGCCAATCCGGCAGCGTCCGAGGGCGATATCGCCGAGGTGTTGCAACGGGTCCGGCTGACCGATTTCGTCGACGGCCTTGAACACGGACTCGACACCGACGTGGCCGGTACGACCATCTCCGGTGGACAGCGGCAACGCATCGCGCTGGCCAGGGCAGTGCTGGCGCACCCGGAGGTGCTGCTGCTCGACGAAGCGACCGCCCAGATCGACGGACTCTCGGAATCTGCGGTGCACCAGGTCATTCGGGAACAGGCTCGCACCGGAGCCGTGCTCACCATCGCGCATCGGCTTTCCACGGTCATCGACGCGGACACCATCGTCGTCATGGATCAGGGACGGGTGGTAGACCTCGGCCGCCATCAGGATCTCTTGGCACGTTGCGTGCTGTACCGCCGACTGGTCGATTCGCTACGGCTCGATCCACCCCGTCATCCCGACGAAATATCGGCCGCATCCGGAAAGGCTCCTCAACAATGA
- a CDS encoding cystathionine beta-synthase, producing the protein MRIARHISDLIGNTPLVQLNSVVPHGAGLVAAKVEYLNPGGSSKDRIAVKMIDAAEASGALKPGGTIVEPTSGNTGVGLALVAQQRGYKCIFVCPDKVSEDKQNVLRAYGAEVVVCPTAVPPDHPDSYYSVSNRLVEEVPGAWKPDQYSNPNGPASHYETTGPEIWADTEGKITHFVAGVGTGGTITGTGRYLKEVSEGRVKVIGADPEGSVYSGGTGRPYLVEGVGEDFWPSAYDPTVPDEIIAVSDADSFEMTRRLAREEALLVGGSCGMAVVAALRVAEREGPDAVVVVLLPDGGRGYLSKVFNDAWMSSYGFLRSRLDGSIEEVTVGHILRRKSGELPDLVHTHPSETVRDAINILREYGVSQMPVVGAEPPVMAGEVAGSVSERDLLSAVFEGRAKLADAVGDHMGAPLPLIGSGELLSTAAKTLRDYDALMVVEDGKPIGVLTRHDLLGSLSDGGFPR; encoded by the coding sequence ATGCGCATCGCCAGGCACATCAGTGACCTCATCGGTAACACCCCGCTGGTTCAGCTGAACTCGGTTGTGCCGCACGGCGCCGGACTGGTCGCCGCCAAGGTCGAGTACCTGAACCCGGGCGGCAGTTCCAAGGACCGGATCGCCGTGAAGATGATCGACGCGGCCGAGGCCAGCGGCGCCCTCAAACCTGGTGGCACCATCGTGGAACCGACCTCCGGCAATACCGGAGTCGGTCTGGCGCTGGTGGCGCAGCAGCGCGGCTACAAGTGCATCTTCGTCTGTCCGGACAAGGTCAGCGAGGACAAGCAGAACGTGTTGCGCGCGTACGGCGCCGAGGTCGTGGTGTGCCCGACGGCGGTGCCGCCGGACCACCCGGACAGCTACTACAGCGTCTCCAACCGGCTGGTCGAGGAGGTGCCCGGGGCATGGAAGCCCGACCAGTACTCCAACCCGAACGGGCCGGCCAGCCACTACGAGACCACCGGTCCGGAGATCTGGGCCGACACCGAGGGCAAGATCACGCATTTCGTGGCGGGCGTCGGTACCGGCGGCACCATCACCGGAACCGGCCGTTACCTCAAAGAGGTGTCCGAGGGACGGGTCAAGGTCATCGGGGCCGACCCGGAGGGTTCGGTGTACTCGGGCGGCACCGGGCGCCCGTACCTGGTCGAGGGTGTCGGTGAGGATTTCTGGCCCAGTGCGTATGACCCGACCGTGCCCGACGAGATCATCGCGGTGTCGGACGCGGATTCGTTCGAGATGACCCGCCGGCTCGCCCGCGAGGAGGCCCTGCTGGTCGGCGGTTCGTGCGGGATGGCCGTCGTGGCGGCGCTGCGGGTGGCCGAGCGGGAAGGCCCCGACGCCGTGGTGGTGGTGTTGCTGCCCGATGGTGGACGCGGTTACCTGTCGAAGGTATTCAACGATGCGTGGATGTCGTCGTACGGCTTCCTGCGCAGCAGGCTGGATGGGTCCATCGAAGAGGTCACGGTCGGGCACATCTTGCGGCGCAAGTCCGGTGAGCTGCCGGATCTTGTGCACACCCATCCGTCGGAAACCGTCCGTGACGCGATCAACATCCTGCGTGAGTACGGGGTGTCGCAGATGCCCGTCGTCGGTGCGGAACCGCCCGTGATGGCCGGCGAGGTGGCCGGCAGCGTATCCGAGCGGGACCTGCTCTCCGCCGTCTTCGAGGGACGGGCGAAGTTGGCCGACGCGGTCGGCGACCATATGGGCGCACCGCTGCCACTGATCGGTTCCGGCGAACTGCTCAGCACCGCGGCCAAGACTTTGCGCGATTACGACGCGCTGATGGTCGTCGAGGATGGCAAACCGATCGGTGTGCTTACCCGCCATGATCTTCTCGGATCGCTTTCCGACGGCGGTTTCCCCCGGTAG
- a CDS encoding cystathionine gamma-synthase, with translation MSEQKSSSDAHRWQGLATRAIHAGYRPDPATGAVNAPIYASSTFAQDGVGGLRGGFEYARTGNPTRAALEASLAAVEQADYGRAFSSGMAATDCALRAVLRPGDHVVIPDDAYGGTFRLIDKVFTQWGITHTPVPLSDIDAVAAAITAQTKLIWVETPTNPLLNIADIAALATVARARGAKLLVDNTFASPALQQPLTLGADIVLHSTTKYIGGHSDVVGGVLLTSDEELDAAFGFLQNGAGAVPGPFDAYLTMRGLKTLVLRMQRHSENAAKVAEFLAEHPAVAAVLYPGLDSHPGHAVAAKQMTGFGGMVSVRLKGGRAAAHELCARTEIFILAESLGGVESLIEHPGAMTHASTAGSQLEVPDDLVRLSVGIEESADLLGDLEHALG, from the coding sequence ATGAGCGAGCAGAAGAGTTCCTCGGACGCACACCGGTGGCAGGGTCTGGCGACCCGGGCGATCCACGCGGGCTACCGGCCGGATCCGGCCACCGGCGCCGTCAACGCCCCCATCTACGCCAGTTCGACCTTCGCCCAGGACGGTGTGGGCGGCCTGCGGGGCGGGTTCGAGTACGCCCGCACCGGTAACCCGACCCGGGCCGCGCTGGAGGCGTCGCTGGCCGCCGTCGAGCAGGCCGACTACGGGCGTGCGTTCAGCTCCGGGATGGCCGCCACCGACTGCGCACTACGCGCGGTGCTGCGCCCCGGCGATCACGTCGTCATCCCCGATGACGCCTACGGCGGCACCTTCCGCCTGATCGACAAGGTCTTCACCCAGTGGGGTATCACCCACACGCCCGTGCCGCTGTCGGATATCGATGCCGTCGCCGCGGCCATCACGGCGCAGACGAAGCTGATCTGGGTCGAGACACCGACCAACCCGCTGCTCAACATCGCCGATATCGCCGCGCTGGCCACCGTGGCTCGTGCGCGTGGCGCGAAACTTCTGGTGGACAACACCTTTGCCTCACCCGCGCTGCAGCAGCCACTGACCCTGGGGGCGGATATCGTGCTGCACTCGACCACCAAGTACATCGGCGGGCACTCCGATGTGGTGGGTGGTGTCCTGTTGACCAGCGACGAGGAACTGGACGCGGCGTTCGGATTTCTGCAGAACGGGGCGGGCGCGGTTCCCGGCCCGTTCGACGCCTACTTGACCATGCGGGGCCTCAAGACCCTGGTGCTGCGGATGCAGCGGCACAGCGAGAATGCGGCCAAGGTCGCCGAATTCCTGGCCGAACATCCAGCCGTGGCGGCGGTGTTGTATCCGGGGCTGGACAGCCATCCCGGGCATGCCGTCGCGGCCAAGCAGATGACCGGATTCGGTGGCATGGTGTCGGTGCGGCTCAAGGGCGGACGCGCTGCGGCCCACGAATTATGCGCGCGCACAGAGATTTTCATTCTTGCTGAATCTTTGGGCGGAGTGGAGTCGCTGATCGAGCATCCCGGCGCCATGACGCATGCCTCCACTGCGGGATCGCAGCTGGAGGTGCCCGACGATCTCGTCCGGTTGTCGGTCGGTATCGAGGAATCCGCCGATCTGCTCGGCGACCTCGAGCACGCGCTCGGTTAG